Proteins from a single region of Coffea eugenioides isolate CCC68of unplaced genomic scaffold, Ceug_1.0 ScVebR1_447;HRSCAF=1126, whole genome shotgun sequence:
- the LOC113758277 gene encoding uncharacterized protein LOC113758277 encodes MAAQKRIEAILERLFPESPTTATTKSKPNNSDNNHLYNNGSSASTTTSSADGVRWLKGKKRPNVFSALGILGPKSRLNPTEEMQVSSGSSGSVQAPSCRPWDRDDLFRRLSTFKSMTWFAKPQ; translated from the exons ATGGCGGCACAAAAGAGAATCGAAGCAATATTAGAGAGGCTGTTTCCGGAATCTCCGACCACCGCCACCACCAAATCCAAGCCTAATAATAGCGATAATAATCATCTATATAATAACGGCTCCTCTGCTTCCACCACCACCAG TAGTGCTGATGGAGTTCGGTGGTTGAAAGGCAAGAAACGGCCGAATGTATTCTCTGCATTGGGCATACTTGGTCCAAAATCAAGGTTAAATCCAACTGAGGAAATGCAGGTGTCATCAGGTTCAAGTGGTTCAGTACAAGCTCCATCTTGCAGACCATGGGACCGTGATGATCTATTTAGGAGGTTGTCTACTTTCAAGTCCATGACTTGGTTTGCTAAACCACAG